Within Actinomycetes bacterium, the genomic segment CCAGTGTCAATCAGGTCTACCGACAAGATCAGCAGCGTGTCGGCCAGGTAGGGCTGTTCGGTACCCAGTTGTTTCCACTGCCCCTTGCCCGTTGCCTTCCATTGTGTCTGCGCAAAGTCGGAGAAGACGATGGTCATTCCGTCAACCTGCTTGCCTGAAGGGAGGTCCAAATCGCCGAAGTCGAGGTATTCCTGCTTGGGCAACGGTCCGGCAATCTCTTGACTTAGGTCAGCGTAGAGATCGTAGGGCGCGGGTCGATTGGGGTTGCGGACGAAAATCTCATTGGGCTCGACGACTAGCGGGACGTTCGCTGTTTCGAACTCCTGCAGTACTTCCGGTGAACCACCGGAAGTAACGACTGTCGCCGAAACCGGCATGGTGAGCGGAATATCAGTGGTGCGAATCGAGCGCACCGGACCAACTGACTCTGGTCGACGTGACTCATAGAAGGCCACCAATCTGGTCAGACCGCCTTCGACTGGTTCTTGCACTACCAGATCGGCTTGAGCCACCCCTTGCTGTGGCTGGCCGGCAGCAGTGTTGTCGATCTTCACCGCTACCACCGGACGGCGGGGAGTCTCTGGCTGTGCTGGAAGGCCAGTCGTGGCGTAGTTGAAGGGCACCCAATCTGACTCAGTGGGGTCCTGGGCAACATAGACCTCGGAACACGCCGACAGCACTGCGGCCGCTGCAATCGCAGCAACGAATCCGCGAACTGCTCTTCCCGATTCCATGTCGAAACGGTATCTGCCAGATCTTGGTGTCGAAGCGAGGACACGCACGCAAAGCCGGGGTGATCAGCCGGCGATTGTCACTCACCGACGATGTCCGCGATCGTTCAGTTGTTGGCAGTGCACAGGACATGGTGGAGCTGAGGGGATTCGAACCCCTGACCTTCTCATTGCGAACGAGACGCGCTACCAACTGCGCCACAGCCCCTTGCGTCAGCAAGAGTACCAACGGTCTCGCGGAAGAATGAAACTACTCGTTGGCCGCACGCCGGTAGAAGCCTTCGTCATCTGCTTCCGGATAGGCGTAGTCGGCCACCTCTTGGTCTTCGTCTGGTGCTACCACCGAGAATTCGCGATCGAACTGCTCATCCAGTTCAGGCGATGCCTGGTGCATCTTGGCAGCCTCGACCATGCCCGCTCCGGTCCAGCCTTGTCGGGTGAGATCAATCCGCCGGGGCACCCGAGAGGCCTTGGGCTTGTTGACATAAGTCGGCAGCGTCGTTTCGCGTGGTGACCAGCTGGAGTCTTCTTCATCCGCTGCCGCGCTGACCACTCGGACACCGTCGCTAGAGCGGGAGGTGGACTGTTCTGTGCGGCTGTAGGGAACCTCGGCGCTGGCGGACGCGGGATCGGCCGTCGATGTGGCTGTCCGACTCTCCAGCCGCCGTAGTTGCGAGAACATGGCTGCCAGGTAACCCGCCAGCAACGCCGCAAACAGCAGCGCCACAAAGCCGGGCAGCACGCCCACGGCCGCTCCCAGTATGGTGACGCCAGAACTGGCGGCAAGGGCCAGCAATATCGAACGGCGGCGGCGGGCAGCAGGTGACTGCGGGGTGCGTACTTGACCGATCCATCGATGCCGGTCCAAGTTGGTGAGCGACAACAGATACTCGCTCCACGACGACGCGCGACCGCTGGGCTCATCAGCCTCGAGTTGCGGGGAGAGAGCTGCTTCTAACCGCTCCGACTCCCGCTGACGCCGACTCTCGTCATGATGACGCAGGAACCGGGGAACTAAGATGACAGCCCACACTGCGATGAGGATCACATAGATGAGGCCGGTCACAGGCTCTACTGTAGGCGGACGCACGCGGCAAGTCCGCTACCGCGAAGTCGTGTCGCGGATTTCGCAGCAGGATGTTACTCGGAGTCGGCCGGGGTTTCGATAGTGCCATGGCTACTCAACTGGGCCACGATTCCGGCGAGCGGCCGCTCCTCGGCCATCATGACGTATGTCAGGTGATCCCGCCACTCACCATTGATATGCAGATAGGCCTTCCGGACGCCTTCATACCGAAATCCCAACTTACGGACGACAGCGAGCGAGGAGTGGTTCTCCGGGCGCACATTGATTTCGATCCGGTGAAGTTGCAGCGAGGTGAAGGCATAGTCACAGATCAGGGCAACGGCTAGCGGGGTTAGACCCCGGCCGGCCCAAGGTTTGCCGATCCAATAGCCAATATGGCCGGCCCGTAATGATCCCCACGATAGCCCGCCCAGAGTTATTTGCCCGATGAGCTGACCAGGCAACGCCATCGCCAACGACAGCGAGCGACCATCGCGAGCGTCATGAGCGTGGCTGCGGATCATGGCTCGATAACTGGTCGGCACCGTCGGATCAGGTGCGGGCAGAGTTGCCTCCCACTCCCGTAGCCAATCAACGTTGCTCCGACGCAGTTGCTGCCACTGGCGCAGGTCCCGACGGTGCAACGGTCGCAGGACCAACTGACCCTCGCTGAGGGTGAGTGGCCAGGGAATCCTAATCGCGGCCACCCCCAATCCGCAGCGCCGGAATCCGACTCCCGACCGGCATGACACCGGCACCGGGGAGTATTCGGATGATGGCGTCGGCTCCGGCGTAGCCCGCTGGGGTGGGAGTGCTCAGCAAGGGCTGTGCGAGGCCATCAGCTCCTATGCGGGCAAGTAGCAACGCCGTCACTTGCTCGTGGCGGGGAACTTCCGCCCCCAATGCCAGTGTGAGTGGCTGCTGCGGCGGCATCCCCTGCATCACTCGCATCATCGGATCTGCGAGCACCGCGAAGAGCATGGCCGCCCGCACTGCATTCGCGGGCAATGCCAATACTGGAACCCGGTCCTCTCCCAGCGAGCCATGACCAAACGGCCCCAAACTGGTGGATCCTTCATCGAAAACCAATCGTCCAGCGGTGCTCAGAAATCGGCGAACTTCCTGGTCGCCCGGTTCACTGCCACCGCACACGACGAGCAGATCGGCCCGCACCAGTTGATCTTCCAGTACCTCACTAATATTGCGCTGCACTGAAGGGATTGGTCCCACGCGAGAAGCCATCGCCCCAGCCTCGGTCGCCACCGCTTGCAGTATCGGACCCGCTGCGTCGAACACCTTCCCGGCCTCAACGTCGTCCCGCAGCCCGGCCAGACCATTTCCCACCGACGCCACCACAACTCGCGGCGGCGGCCGCACCGCGACCCGCGAAATTCCGGCGGAGGCGAGCAAACCCACTGCCCGAGAGTCGATGCGCCTGCCAGCGGACAACAGCACCGCACCTGCGGCCGCCTCGGAACCAGCAGCCAGCACGCCGTAGCCAGCGGCTACCTGCTGCGGTAACGCTGCAGTTCCGCCGGTAGGCACCAATTCAACCGCGGGCACCACCGCATCAGCACCGCTGGGCAGCGGTGCGCCGGGTTGCACCGCGACACAAACGCCAGCGTAGACCGGTTGAGTGACGCTATCGCCGGCTTGGGCCTGCCCCACCACCTGCAGGTTCGACCCAACCGTCACTTCCGAGCTGCGCACTGCATAACCGGAGAATTGACACATCGCGTAGTGAGGCATGGGGCGCGGTGCGGTCACATCGGCGGCTAGATGAGCGCCCAGTGCGCCGGGCAATGCCACATCGAGCGGTTCCAGGACGGAGAGGCCGCCCAACAAACTCGCGAGATGGTCACCAAGGCTCACCGTTGACTCGCCTTCTACACATCGTCCGGTCGGCCACCGAGCAACTCCAGCAGCCAGGGCCGGAAATCCGGCCCTAGCTGAGGATCCTGCAGCGCCAAAGTCACCACGGCGCGCAAGTAGGACTGCTTGTCCCCGGTGTCGTACCTGCGGCCTCGAAAGACCACGCCGCGGACGCCACCACCGCCCACGGCAGGCACTGAGATCAGCGTCCGCAAGGCGTCGGTGAGTTGGATTTCCCCGCCACGGCCAGGCTCAGTTTCTTGCAGCACCGAGAAGACTGCCGGGTCTAGTACGTACCGGCCGATGATGGCCAGGTTGCTGGGGGCCTCATTGACTGGTGGCTTTTCGACAAGATCGGTGACATCCACAACATCGTTGGTGTCGGTGGCTCGCACTGCCGCTGCCCCGTAAAGTGAAATACTCTCCGGCGGGACCTCCATCAAACAGATCACCGAACCGCCATATTCATTGCGAACGTCGATCATCTGCTGCAGGACGGGATCTCGGCCATCGATCAAGTCATCGCCCAGGAGTACCGCGAACGGCTCGTTGCCGACATGTTCGGCAGCCATTCCCACTGCATGACCGAGCCCCAATGCTGCTCCCTGTCGAACCGAATGGATCCGAGCCAGCGACGTGACCTCGTCAATCAACTGCAATCGCTCGGTATCGCCCTTGTCAGCCAGCACCTGCTCCAGTTCGACTGCTCGATCAAAATAGTCTTCGATAGCGTTTTTGCCTCGACCAGCGATGAAGAGAACGTCCGCCAACCCGGCAGATGCTGCTTCTCGAACGACATAGTCGATCGCGGGACGATCGACTACTGGCAACATCTCCTTGGGAACCGACTTGGTCGCCGGAAGGAAACGAGTTCCGAGCCCAGCCACGGGAATGACCGCTTTGCGCACCTGATCCATGTTCCTGACACTACGCGAGCAGGAACGTAGATGTTGCAGATGTGACGCTGCGTCGAGTGATACATGCTGGTGGGGTGGTGCCCTCGAGAAAGTCCGTGCTGCGACAGCACCTGCTGCAGCAACGGCAGCGGGAACCGACGCAGACGAATCAGCAGCGAAGTGTGGCGATGCTCGGTTGTGCTGATCAACTGCTCACGTTGACGTTAGGTCCAATTGCCGGCTTTCAGCCCACCAACCGGGAACCCGACGTCAGCCCGCTGCTACGGTCACTAGCCGCTCGCACCGCGATCTTTCTTCCTCGCCCGACCGAAACTGCCCTGGAGTGGCTGGCGGCCGATCAGTCGCAGTTGATCGGCGATCTGATCGGAATCCCGCGGCCCGTTGGCGCTACCGCCGCAACTGGGGCACAGGTTGTGACAAAACTGGGCGTTCACTTGTTGCTAGCTCCGGCCCTGGCCGTCGATCCGATCTCTGGGAATCGGCTCGGCTACGGCGCGGGCTACTACGACCGTCTCCTCGCCGACATCCGAGAGCAGGCCAGCATCCTGGCAGTTGGCGTCTGTCGAGATGAGGAACTGATTGGCCTTCCGGCCGAGCCACACGACCAGCCGGTGGACGCGGTCCTTACTGAATCCGGCCTTCGCCCACTACCCCTAGCGGACTAGCCGCTAGCGCTAGTCGCCGGACCTGGGTGACAGCACCAGCGTGTCTTGCCCAGCGTTGCGGACCGCGTCTGGCGTGAAGGGCCATGGATATTGGTCGCCTACCGCCCACGAATCAAACTGATCTATGTAGTTCGGGTTGTAGGCATGGCCGCTATTACCGGTGAAGTTGACCCACGTGGATGCATCCAGATCTGCGAGATCAACCACCTGCCGCATAGAGGGAATCCAACTGACGTCGTATCCAACGACGGGATCCCAACCGTTGGCGAGCGGCACGGAACTACCGCCACCTACCGGTAGCGGGCCCCGGTTGAACATGGACTCAACTATCCCGATACCGCTGTCACCCAAAGTGGCGTTGCGGGCCTCGACCTGCAGCAACTGACCCCAGCGCCACTGCGCCGAATCCTCGCCCTGAAGTTCCGCCAGCTCAACAGCAGCTGCGTTGAGCGCGGCAGCCACCGTGTCGTTGCGACGCTGTTTGCCGGGTTCGTTGGCATCATCCCACCAGGGATTTTTCGGGTCATCCCACAGCACCCGGATAACTTCCCACGTGCGATCACCCGCACTTATACCGGTGTTATCGGTGCCGAGTTCATCGTAGAACATCCGCTGCAATAGTTCGCGATAGAACACGTTGAAGAATGCTGCTGGAGCGGAATCTACGCCCTGCTGGAAATCCCACTTTTGCAGCAGCAGGACTGCCCGCTCCGTCTGGGGGAAAACCGAAAGGTTAGCTAGTTTCGGAACCAAGAACTCGGCTAGTTCGTTTCCGGCGTCCAACTGCACCGACATCATCTCAGCGGCCGACATTTTGCCGCCATCGGCAACCAAAGCGGCGAGTCGAGCGTTGATTCGACTAGCCCGGGACCCATAGGAAGACGGATCAGATTTGATCGGATTACCCGTTTCCGGATTCACCACCTGCTGATTGGCGGTGGTCACCCAGCCGGCCGCAGGGTCGGTGACCGTCGGGAGATCGTCGAATGGGATGAAGCCCGACCAACTGAAACGCGAGTCCCAGCCGGGAACCGGCCACTTTCCGTTGTAGCCGGTGCGGGTCGGAATCTGACCGGGTGCCTGATAGCCAATCACTCCCTCGGTATCGGCGTAGATCAAGTTCTGGGAGGGCACCGCCAAGTTAGCGGCTGCCGCTCGGAACTCATCCCAGTTAGTGGCACGGTTGACCGCCAAGATGGCGTCGAACGTGGGGCGGGGTGTGAGCGCCGTCCACTTCATCACTACCGCATAACCCTTGCCCCGTGGCTGCTTGTCTGGAGTCACAAATTGACCCGGTGCAGGCACGGGCGCAGCCTCACCGACCTCGCCATAGACAGTTGACCCAGGCAGATCCGAGACAATCGGACCGTTGGCGGTGGTCCGTACTGTGATCGGTACTGGGGCGCCGCCCGCCACCTTGATTTCGTCGTCGCGAAACAGCATGGGGCGCTTTCGGCCATTCACGATGTAGTTCTTGCCCTGAACTTTCTCCAAGACCAGATCGCTGACGTCTGGACCGAGATTCGTTAATCCCCACGCGATCTTCTGGTTGTGTCCGATAAAGATGCCCGGGACTCCGGACATGCTCCAGCCAGTGACGTCATACGGACAAGCAGGTGAGACTTCACGGCAATGCAGGCCGGCTTGGTACCAAAGGCTCGGCAGGCTCGGCGCGAGATGTGGGTCATTGGCGAGTAGCGGTTTTCCGGATTCAGTGAACTCACCAGACACGACCCACGAGTTGGAGCCAATACCGGGGCCAGCGGGACCGAGCACCGCTCGCAGCGAATCTGCGACTGCGGCAGCCCGCTGCAGCGCGGGTGCTACTCCGGGCCGGTCCAATGAGGCTGCCTGCGCAGCTGACGTTTGCTGCGCCGTCTTCCGCAACTGCTTGTCCGCCGCATCACCCATAATGGTGCCGTTGCGGTCATAGGGGTAGGCCGGATACAACTCCAAGGCGCGGTCGACACCCACTTTGGTTGCATTCAGCGCCCGAGAAATCTCTTTCTCGTAGTTCCCGTTCAGATCCCAAGCCAGTGCCTTCAGCCAAGCCAACGAATCGACCGGATCCCACGACTCGATCTGGTACTCCGGGTTATCAAGACCGAGTATCAAGTACTCCAGCGACACCTCCGGGCCGGATTTTTCGGAGAGGTACTGATTCACGCCGGTGGCGTATGCATCTAGCGCGCTACGCGAGTCCTCGCTAATCTGCCCGTACTCCTGCTCAGCGATTCCTCGCCAATCAAGCCGCCGCAAGAACGCATCGGTATCCACTTGGGAGTCCCCGAACATCTCTGACAACCTGCCGGAGGTGATGTGGCGGCGAACGTCCATCTCGTAGAAACGATCCTGTGCGTGAACGTATCCCAGCGCCGCAAAAAGGTCGGTCTGCGTGTTTGCATAGATGTTGGGAACGCCACGCTCATCACGAATGACTTCCACGTCTGCGGACAATCCCACTAATTGCAACGTGCCATCGGTTTGCGGGAACGACCGTCGGATCGACCACCATCCGAGAGCCGCAGCGATCAGCGCTAGCACAACCAGAATCGCGACCACGACGAGGGCGATTCGGCCAAGGACACGCATGCCGAGACTGTAGTGCAGTGGCCGCCGCTGTGTCGCTAGGCGGTCCTGCGCGCCTTGGGTGCGCTCGCATAGGAACCAATATCACCGAGGAAAGCTAGCCCGACCAGGAACCAGTCGAAACCGGTGACATTGCCGGTCCAGGCAAAGAGCGCAACGTAGACAAGAGTGGTGAAGGGCAGGAACAGCAGACCCAGTAGCGGCACGACCCACTCACCGGAAAACGCCCGCTGAATCCAATCCGAGAACACCCAGAGCACTACCAGTGCGACGCGAGGAAACATCGCACCAAATGCCACCACGAGACAGCCGCACATATCGTTCCTCCTCAGCACCGACGGTTCAGGACGCAGGGACCAGTCTGCCAGCCCCAGCATCCCTAGCTAGTGCCGCTGCCCAACATGACCCATTCGTGGATTGACTCTAGTTCCGCAACCAACCGTTTCCGCAGCGCGGTACTGCGCTCCGCCAGTCGCCGCTGCTCAGTGGCGTGCTCACTACGTCCCGTTGCGGTCTCCACCCGGATTGGCGACAGCCCCCAGGCCGTCAGGTCGTACGGCGAGGACCTCATATCCACTTGCCGAGCTGACCGAGCGAATTCAAAGCAATCGGTCACCAACTCACTACTGACCAGTGGTAGCGCCTCATAGGCGAACCGGTACAAATCCATACCAGCGTGAATACAACCCGGCTGTTCCCAATCCGCTTGCCCTGCCCGAGTGAGTTGGAGCTGACGAGACTGTGCCGGGCCGCTGAAGAATCGGTAGGCATCGAAATGTGTGCATCGCAGCCCTACGTCATCAACCGCTGCTGCAATCTGCTCACTAGACAGCCGGAGAGGAACCTTTGCATGACGGATCTCATTGGTGCGATAGACCATGGCCCACTCGTGCATACCAAAGCAGGACAACTCGGCTGGACGAGTAGCAGTTACCCGCATTAGTCGAATCGAGTGTTGCAGTCGCTGCAGTTGTCGCTCGGATAGTCGCGAATCCGCCCCGTATCCCTGGTCACGCCGACGATAGCCGGAGTGGTCGGCGAGCTGATCGCAACCAACCACCGCATAGCGCCAACCCGGATGCCAGGTTGATAACTGTCGTGGGCTCAGTCGGTAGTACTCGAATAGAAAATCATCGACTGGGTGCCGCTGTCCCGCCTTTCGCCGCTGGAGTCGGGGCTGGATCCACGGCGCTACTCGCTGCAGATGCCGCTGCTGCAATGGCCGCCACTGGTGCGGGCTGAGAACGACATCCGTTGACTCATCGATAGCGGCACCATCAACCGGGTGGTGGTCAACGGACATCAGCAATACCCAGCGCCAAGCAACCTGCCTGGAGCCGATCGAACCCCAAACCATCTATCGGCCCCAGCGCCCCGACCGGCAGGTCTTGGCGTCGTTGCAGCAGCGCTGCACCCCAGTCCAACAAGTCCGCGGTCATGTCATAGGGATCCGGCCCGTCAACTTGAACCCGATCGATCTCGACACCGGCGCCGTCGCGTCCCACTGCGAGCACGTGTGACCGATTAGCGGCTCGTTGATGATCCGCAGGTCCGGTGTCGGAGACACCACCTAGGGCGGTGCGCATCACCGCTCCCATTGCAGAGCCCACCCCGGGAACTTGCATGGCGCTTCCGGCGAGTGCACCGGCAGTTGACCAGGCTCGGGACCAGCGACCGATCCAACCGACTTGGGTATTGATGGTACGCAACTGCGGGTAGCTGCGCGGCAAGGCAAACTGTTCGGTACCACCGATACTGACGGCCGTCATCGGGCGGCCAGCTAGCTCAAACTCCAGTGTGCGGGAACCAGTTCGTTCTGAGGCCAACTCGCCGTCGCGCCAGGTGTAGGAAGATTCCAAGGCCACCCCAGTAGCGCTGGCTATCGTTCCACTGCTCGGGGTGAAGTTACCAGTGACGAAATAGCCGATGTCCACTTGTTCGATGGCGCTGGCCGCACTGCGTTCGAGTAAGAGCCCAGCGGCGAGATTACCGGGCACGTAATCAAACCCGAAGGCAGTCAGCAGCCGAGCGCCGGTACGCCGTGCGCGACGGTCGTATTCGGTGAAGATCTTTTTCACGAAAGCTGGTTCGCCGGTGCAGTCCAGGTAGGCCGCGCCGGCATCAATAGCTGCCTCCACCGGGGCCTGACCCAATCGGGTAAAGGGACCGACAGTGCTCACCAACACATCTGCTTCCGATCGCAACAAACCCAGCAAGTCGCCTCGTTGGTTGACGTCGGCAATCGCCCAATCTGGTTCGCGACCAGTGGGGGCCAGTGGCAGCAACTCTTCGACGAGCCGCTGCAACTTTTCCTGATCCCGTCCGACTAGGACTGGCGCGCGACCTTGCGCCACCATGCGCATGGCGGTCAACCGGCCGGTGTAGCCGGTGGCACCAAGCAGGACCACCTGACCGTCTGGCTGATCGTCAATTTCCATAAGACAAGCCTAGCCAGCGCTCGAAAAGACTATCGACCGGCCAAAGTGAGGCTGACCCGATCCGATCGACGAATCGCAGCTAGCTCGCCTGCCTGTTCGCTGGTGACATCAAGCAGGACCGCAGAATCCGAATTTCCTGGTGTCAGCACCTCGTCGGAATCGGAAACGGTGACTGTGAGCACCTCCACGCCAGTCGCAGCCGTCCAGACGGAGTTCTGTTCTGTGTGTTGACTCGCCAACCCGGCCAGTCGTTCTGACGCTACAACGACGTCAACGATGTCACCGGCCACCAACATGCCGGCCATCCCATCGTCTGGCAGCGGCAACGGGAAGACCACGCGACCTGGCTTCACGGCCAGTGACCGCCCAGGGGTGAGTCGGCTTGGTGTGATGGGTTCCCCCTCGGCTATTGGCCCCCTGACGGTTTCGCCGATCAAGACGTCGGGCTCGGCACTGATCAATCCCAAACTGTCCTGCCCGACGGTCACATCGGCAGCGGTCAACGATGTGCCGGAAGGGATGTCCCGGGCAGCCACCGCCACGGGTTTCGTTGCCGTAGCCGGCTCTGAACCCAGCCAACTCACCACTCCCACGATCAGCAGGCAAGCCGCCGCTATCACTCTGATTGTGGTGCCGTGGCGGAAGATGATCGATGTTGATCGTTAAACTCGGGCCATGGCGCAACGGTCACATCCGGCGAATACGAGCGCTAATCATTGTCCACAGCGGAACCGCCGTGAGCTGGTCAGCGCGCACGAACCCGTGGCAATGACCAGCCCGGTCGCGCCCGGGTGCAACTAGCTGTTCGTGCTTGACCCAGCACTGCCGCTGGATTTGGCCGCCGCTGGTTTTTGGCTTTCGCTCTTGGTTGTGGCCTTGTCGGTCTTCGTGCCGGCGGTGTCACTCGTCGAGCCGGCAGCGTCACTACTGCTGGCTGCCTCTGACTTACTCGCCGAACTCTCGCCGGTTGCCGCTGGTGATTTCTTGTCGGACTCCCGCGAATCATTACGGTAGAAGCCGGAGCCTTTGAAGACCACACCTACGTTGCCGAAGAGTTTGCGCAGCCCCTGCTCACCACAGTGGGGGCAGGCTGTCAGCGTAGGTTCATCGAAGGACTGCACAACTTCAAACTGCTCGCCGCAGTCATTGCAGCGGTAGTCGTACCTAGGCATTGCCGTTACTCCTGAAGCGGTAGGCGGATTCCTCGGGTACCAGAGTGCCAAACAGAAGCCAGATCAGCGAAATCGATCTCACAAAAAGCAGCGGGCGCTAGGGTCGCCTTGTGTCGCAGCCAGGGAGAATTCCACCGCTCCCCATGTGGGGGTTGGTGGCACTAGGTGGCGCTGCGGGGGCATCACTGCGGCATGCCGGCGAACTGATCTTCCCCTGGGAGGGCGCCGGTTGGCCCACCGGAATCTTCATCGCCAACATGCTCGGATCCTTGCTGATGGGGGTGTTTCTTGGTCGGCTTAGCCGGATGGCTCAAGTTCCGGCGTACCTGCCGCCACTGGTCGGCGTGGGCTTCCTGGGCGGCCTGACCACGTTTTCCACCTTCGCAGCGGAACTCGACGAGTTGCTCCGCGGTGGCTTTCCCACCATCGCAGTGGCCTACGCCGTCATCAGCGTCATGGTCGGAATCCTCGCGGTCCGGCTTGGTTGGAATCTCGCTCGCCGAGAGGTCACCGCATGAGTTGGGTTCTCGTCGCCCTCGGCGCGGCTGCGGGCGCGATGGGAAGGTATGCGATCGACCTCATGATGCAACGCTGGTGGATCAGCAACCACCCGAGCCGGGTCGCGGTGGGCATCCTCACTGCCAATATCCTCGGCTCGGCAATCCTGGGAGTGGCTGCTGCGCGGCTCAACGACGATCTCTTGCTCCTCGTCGGCACCGGATTCTGTGGCGCGCTCACGACCTTCAGTTCGTTTGCCGGGCTCACCGAGGAATCCTTCCGGGAAGGATTTCCACGGGCTGCGGTCGCCAATATCGTACTGAATCTCGGCCTGTGCCTAGGAGTCTTGTCATTGACCTTCTCGCTAGCGCAGCCGTAACGATCGGGCCACGCCTTTTCACAAGATCGGAATGAAGCGGCTGATTCTGGCAGACTCATGCCCCAAGACGCATCGTCCGATAGTTTGCAGCATTTGCAGCAGGAGGAAACATCATGGCCGAGAGCAAAAACACCGATCCGAGATTCGATCTGCTTCGTGAGGGCATGTCCCGACGAGGTTTCCTCTCCGCCATGGGAGCCACTGGAGCGGCAGCGGCACTGGCTGCTTGTGGTACCAGTTCCGACAGCAACAGCGGCGAGGATGCCGCACCGGAAGGTGACGGGATGGGGG encodes:
- a CDS encoding GNAT family N-acetyltransferase, producing the protein MRIPWPLTLSEGQLVLRPLHRRDLRQWQQLRRSNVDWLREWEATLPAPDPTVPTSYRAMIRSHAHDARDGRSLSLAMALPGQLIGQITLGGLSWGSLRAGHIGYWIGKPWAGRGLTPLAVALICDYAFTSLQLHRIEINVRPENHSSLAVVRKLGFRYEGVRKAYLHINGEWRDHLTYVMMAEERPLAGIVAQLSSHGTIETPADSE
- a CDS encoding 5-formyltetrahydrofolate cyclo-ligase; protein product: MPSRKSVLRQHLLQQRQREPTQTNQQRSVAMLGCADQLLTLTLGPIAGFQPTNREPDVSPLLRSLAARTAIFLPRPTETALEWLAADQSQLIGDLIGIPRPVGATAATGAQVVTKLGVHLLLAPALAVDPISGNRLGYGAGYYDRLLADIREQASILAVGVCRDEELIGLPAEPHDQPVDAVLTESGLRPLPLAD
- a CDS encoding DUF3048 domain-containing protein; the encoded protein is MESGRAVRGFVAAIAAAAVLSACSEVYVAQDPTESDWVPFNYATTGLPAQPETPRRPVVAVKIDNTAAGQPQQGVAQADLVVQEPVEGGLTRLVAFYESRRPESVGPVRSIRTTDIPLTMPVSATVVTSGGSPEVLQEFETANVPLVVEPNEIFVRNPNRPAPYDLYADLSQEIAGPLPKQEYLDFGDLDLPSGKQVDGMTIVFSDFAQTQWKATGKGQWKQLGTEQPYLADTLLILSVDLIDTGLVDAAGSSVPEAAVVGNGRGFLALDGAVHTIRWEKTGFTEPFEFTTDQGLVIAVPPGNSWINLLPESGGKVSFN
- a CDS encoding UTP--glucose-1-phosphate uridylyltransferase, with product MDQVRKAVIPVAGLGTRFLPATKSVPKEMLPVVDRPAIDYVVREAASAGLADVLFIAGRGKNAIEDYFDRAVELEQVLADKGDTERLQLIDEVTSLARIHSVRQGAALGLGHAVGMAAEHVGNEPFAVLLGDDLIDGRDPVLQQMIDVRNEYGGSVICLMEVPPESISLYGAAAVRATDTNDVVDVTDLVEKPPVNEAPSNLAIIGRYVLDPAVFSVLQETEPGRGGEIQLTDALRTLISVPAVGGGGVRGVVFRGRRYDTGDKQSYLRAVVTLALQDPQLGPDFRPWLLELLGGRPDDV
- a CDS encoding penicillin acylase family protein, whose product is MRVLGRIALVVVAILVVLALIAAALGWWSIRRSFPQTDGTLQLVGLSADVEVIRDERGVPNIYANTQTDLFAALGYVHAQDRFYEMDVRRHITSGRLSEMFGDSQVDTDAFLRRLDWRGIAEQEYGQISEDSRSALDAYATGVNQYLSEKSGPEVSLEYLILGLDNPEYQIESWDPVDSLAWLKALAWDLNGNYEKEISRALNATKVGVDRALELYPAYPYDRNGTIMGDAADKQLRKTAQQTSAAQAASLDRPGVAPALQRAAAVADSLRAVLGPAGPGIGSNSWVVSGEFTESGKPLLANDPHLAPSLPSLWYQAGLHCREVSPACPYDVTGWSMSGVPGIFIGHNQKIAWGLTNLGPDVSDLVLEKVQGKNYIVNGRKRPMLFRDDEIKVAGGAPVPITVRTTANGPIVSDLPGSTVYGEVGEAAPVPAPGQFVTPDKQPRGKGYAVVMKWTALTPRPTFDAILAVNRATNWDEFRAAAANLAVPSQNLIYADTEGVIGYQAPGQIPTRTGYNGKWPVPGWDSRFSWSGFIPFDDLPTVTDPAAGWVTTANQQVVNPETGNPIKSDPSSYGSRASRINARLAALVADGGKMSAAEMMSVQLDAGNELAEFLVPKLANLSVFPQTERAVLLLQKWDFQQGVDSAPAAFFNVFYRELLQRMFYDELGTDNTGISAGDRTWEVIRVLWDDPKNPWWDDANEPGKQRRNDTVAAALNAAAVELAELQGEDSAQWRWGQLLQVEARNATLGDSGIGIVESMFNRGPLPVGGGSSVPLANGWDPVVGYDVSWIPSMRQVVDLADLDASTWVNFTGNSGHAYNPNYIDQFDSWAVGDQYPWPFTPDAVRNAGQDTLVLSPRSGD
- a CDS encoding molybdopterin molybdenumtransferase MoeA — its product is MSLGDHLASLLGGLSVLEPLDVALPGALGAHLAADVTAPRPMPHYAMCQFSGYAVRSSEVTVGSNLQVVGQAQAGDSVTQPVYAGVCVAVQPGAPLPSGADAVVPAVELVPTGGTAALPQQVAAGYGVLAAGSEAAAGAVLLSAGRRIDSRAVGLLASAGISRVAVRPPPRVVVASVGNGLAGLRDDVEAGKVFDAAGPILQAVATEAGAMASRVGPIPSVQRNISEVLEDQLVRADLLVVCGGSEPGDQEVRRFLSTAGRLVFDEGSTSLGPFGHGSLGEDRVPVLALPANAVRAAMLFAVLADPMMRVMQGMPPQQPLTLALGAEVPRHEQVTALLLARIGADGLAQPLLSTPTPAGYAGADAIIRILPGAGVMPVGSRIPALRIGGGRD
- a CDS encoding 3-methyladenine DNA glycosylase, with translation MSVDHHPVDGAAIDESTDVVLSPHQWRPLQQRHLQRVAPWIQPRLQRRKAGQRHPVDDFLFEYYRLSPRQLSTWHPGWRYAVVGCDQLADHSGYRRRDQGYGADSRLSERQLQRLQHSIRLMRVTATRPAELSCFGMHEWAMVYRTNEIRHAKVPLRLSSEQIAAAVDDVGLRCTHFDAYRFFSGPAQSRQLQLTRAGQADWEQPGCIHAGMDLYRFAYEALPLVSSELVTDCFEFARSARQVDMRSSPYDLTAWGLSPIRVETATGRSEHATEQRRLAERSTALRKRLVAELESIHEWVMLGSGTS
- a CDS encoding saccharopine dehydrogenase NADP-binding domain-containing protein — its product is MEIDDQPDGQVVLLGATGYTGRLTAMRMVAQGRAPVLVGRDQEKLQRLVEELLPLAPTGREPDWAIADVNQRGDLLGLLRSEADVLVSTVGPFTRLGQAPVEAAIDAGAAYLDCTGEPAFVKKIFTEYDRRARRTGARLLTAFGFDYVPGNLAAGLLLERSAASAIEQVDIGYFVTGNFTPSSGTIASATGVALESSYTWRDGELASERTGSRTLEFELAGRPMTAVSIGGTEQFALPRSYPQLRTINTQVGWIGRWSRAWSTAGALAGSAMQVPGVGSAMGAVMRTALGGVSDTGPADHQRAANRSHVLAVGRDGAGVEIDRVQVDGPDPYDMTADLLDWGAALLQRRQDLPVGALGPIDGLGFDRLQAGCLALGIADVR